One Spinacia oleracea cultivar Varoflay chromosome 4, BTI_SOV_V1, whole genome shotgun sequence DNA segment encodes these proteins:
- the LOC130471347 gene encoding uncharacterized protein, protein MAELPTDCGKTKGKSELPARKGVFKHGSNTQCDAAASQPAAVIPVRPLLDGPHGVNPKHDNGRMVEFRSEDSDSPMRRRNLEEASRHVKEVRPGRRTRRILQKKNADRYSLGAPVRQHESVARRKNGCSSEEKRGRRRTSSRGPFKFNTALDEILLAEGPSLGIELSPRRSSTSCPQVPFCAFHNDEGHDTQSCRMLRKILTDRVTEGHLRQYVHLEDAHEGASPTSKYTNERIMVISGGIAAGEPCKEGRQKGPPHLRPAQRNLPSVEISEDDYRRAATPYDDDPLVIEVKVANLKVKRVLVDTGSSSDIISLQCLRKLRHNPGDIEQVYGPLVGFGGSIVRPIGSILPPVSFGVPPVVKEVAISNGRVGSLYGNQQLARDCYLSTLEPTAWGASPKGKEQTKPLASRRKTRKIPTEHNAERRHEPVGALYDVILDLADPSRTVPIGVHPDDPMSAALVQLLQEYKEIFAFTVEEMPGINPAVAVHKLNVDSTVKPVRQKKMNHGEARNLAAAAEVKKLMDADFIRPCQYPDWVANVVLVPKPNKMWRMCVDYTDLNKACPKDSFPLPKIDRLVDSTAGHAMMSFMDAYSGFHQIPLWPEDQEKTSFVTEQGLYCYKVMPFGLKNAPATFQWLINTVFVKQLGRYIEAYIDDMIVKSKQKKDHLDDLRETFETVRTYQMRLNPKKGIEANPDKVQAVIDMMSPRTVKDVQRLTGCLAALGRFLSRAADKCHYYFSTIKKGTQFEWTTQAEAALLRLKEHLHTLPQLVSPLLGEVLYLYLAISEYALSAVLLTEREGTQLPVYFVSHMLQNAELKYPTVENFGFTLFLASKKLRPYFLAHRLVVYTDQPLKRPFTNLEASGRMLNWAIELHAFDISYEPRKWIVHVDGSATQKGSGAGIICESPEGDIYEYTMRFNFQASNNEAEYEALICGIQMSRAAGAADVLVLSDSQLIVSQVKGEYEAKDEAMIRYLEKVRQEAQQLSNFEVKHIPRSENNKADALSKLASSASCDTPRHVFWEVERLQKKCTWFEIWNGTLYKKAFSRPLLRCVTPEKGQEAVLLRNPSEKNVIKTLGEMQTNALPKRLVV, encoded by the exons atggctgaacttcCAACTGACTGCGGAAAAACCAAGGGTAAATCAGAACTCCCAGCCAGAAAAGGAGTGTTTAAGCACGGGTCCAACACTCAATGTGACGCGGCAGCTAGCCAGCCTGCGGCCGTCATTCCTGTTCGACCCTTGCTGGATGGTCCTCACGGGGTCAATCCTAAGCATGATAATGGTAGGATGGTAGAGTTTCGGTCAGAAGATTCTGACTCGCCTATGAGGAGGCGCAACCTGGAGGAAGCTAGTCGGCATGTCAAGGAGGTTCGTCCGGGAAGAAGGACGAGACGAATCTTGCAGAAGAAAAACGCGGACCGTTACTCTCTAGGGGCTCCTGTAAGACAGCATGAGAGCGTCGCCCGAAGGAAGAATGGCTGTAGCTCCGAAGAAAAAAGGGGGCGAAGGAGGACGTCCTCTAGAGGTCCCTTTAAGTTCAATACGGCCCTTGACGAGATCCTTCTTGCAGAAGGACCAAGTTTGGGAATAGAACTGTCTCCCCGACGATCGTCCACCTCCTGCCCACAAGTACCTTTCTGTGCTTTTCACAACGACGAAGGGCATGACACTCAAAGTTGCcggatgttgaggaagatattaacTGATCGCGTGACTGAAGGGCACCTTCGCCAGTACGTCCATCTAGAGGATGCACATGAAGGAGCGAGCCCCACCTCTAAGTACACAAATGAAAGAATTATGGTAATATCCGGAGGGATAGCGgcaggagaaccatgtaaggagGGACGACAAAAAGGCCCACCTCATCTTCGCCCAGCACAGAGGAACCTACCCTCTGTAGAAATTTCCGAAGACGACTATAGAAGGGCGGCCACACCATATGATGATGATCCTCTGGTTATTGAGGTTAAGGTGGCTAATCTTAAGGTAAAGAGAGTACTGGTGGATACGGGAAGCTCGTCTgacataatcagtctgcaatgCCTGCGGAAATTAAGGCACAATCCAGGAGACATAGAGCAAGTTTACgggcccttggtaggattcggGGGGAGCATCGTTCGTCCAATCGGTTCCATTTTGCCGCCGGTTTCTTTTGGAGTTCCCCCAGTAGTCAAAGAAGTTGCCATCAG CAACGGACGCGTTGGATCCCTCTATGGAAATCAACAGTTGGCCAGGGATTGTTACTTGTCGACGTTGGAGCCAACGGCCTGGGGAGCTTCTCCGAAGGGAAAGGAACAAACTAAACCTCTAGCGAGTCGCCGTAAAACCCGGAAAATTCCGACAGAGCacaatgcagaaagacgacatgagccagtgggagcactttATGATGTAATTCTGGACTTAGCGGATCCGTCTCGAACAGTCCCCATTGGGGTCCACCCTGACGACCCTATGTCAGCAGCGTTAGTGCAGCTACTCCAAGAATATAAGGAGATATTTGCCTTCACAGTAGAGGAGATGCCCGGTATAAACCCGGCGGTGGCCGTGCATAAGTTGAATGTGGACAGTACTGTGAAGCCAGTACGACAAAAGAAAAtgaatcatggagaagcaagaaatttggccgCCGCTGCCGAGGTCAAGAAACTAATGGATGCAGACTTCATACGCCCATGCCAGTACCCAGACTGGGTAGCCAACGTAGTCctggtacccaagcccaatAAGATGTGGAGAATGTGCGTTGATTACACTGATCTCAataaagcatgccctaaagacaGCTTCCCACTGCCGAAGATAGACCGACTCGTCGACTCCACTGCtggacatgccatgatgagcttcatggacgcctactccggattcCACCAAATTCCATTATGGCCCGAAGATCAGGAGAAGACGTCTTTCGTCACAgaacaaggattgtactgctacaaagtaatgccgttcggtttaaaaaatgcCCCTGCTACCTTTCAATGGTTGATAAACACAGTTTTCGTAAAGCAGCTGGGGAGGTatatagaagcctatattgacgacatgattgtaaaaagcaagcagAAGAAGGATCACCTTGACGACTTGAGAGAAACCTTTGAAACCGTCAGGACATACCagatgagactcaatcccaagaa gggcattgaagCAAATCCGGACAAAGTGCAAGCGGTCATTGATATGATGTCGCCAAGGACGGTTAAAGACGTGCAACGCCTCACTGGATGTCTCGCCGCCTTGGGACGATTCTTATCTAGAGCTGCAGACAAGTGTCACTACTATTTCAGTACCATCAAAAAGGGGACCCAGTTTGAGTGGACGACGCAAGCTGAGGCTGCCCTCCTCCGTCTAAAAGAACATCTGCACACCTTGCCACAGCTGGTCAGCCCCCTCTTGGGGGAAGTTTTGTATCTGTATCTTGCCATCTCAGAATATGCGCTAAGCGCCGTCTTGCttacagagagggagggaacgCAACTACCTGTGTACTTTGTCAGTCACATGTTGCAAAATGctgaactcaaatatccaacgGTCGAAAATTTTGGTTTTActctgttcttggctagtaagaagcttcgtccatatTTCTTGGCCCATCGATTGGTGGTATACACGGATCAACCGCTTAAGCGACCTTTCACCAACCTTGAAGCGTCAGGAAGAATGCTCAATTGGGCAATTGAGCTTCACGCGTTTGATATCTCATATGAACCAAggaag TGGATAGTGCATGTGGACGGCTCTGCTACTCAGAAGGGGTCAGGAGCCGGCATTATCTGTGAGTCACCAGAAGGAGATATCTATGAATATACAATGCGATTCAACTTTCAGGCATCAAACAACGAAGCCGAATACGAAGCCCTGATATGTGGAATTCAGATGAGCAGAGCCGCAGGGGCAGCAGACGTCCTCGTTTTGTCTGACTCGCAATTAATTGTCAGTCAGGTCAAAGGAGAGTATGAGGCTAAGGACGAGGCCATGATAAGATATTTGGAAAAAGTCCGCCAAGAAGCCCAACAGCTGTCTAACTTTGAAGTAAAACACATCCCCCGGTCTGAAAACAACAAGGCAGACGCTTTATCTAAACTGGCAAGCTCAGCATCCTGCGACACCCCACGTCATGTattctgggag GTagaaagattacaaaagaaatgTACATGGTTTGAGATATGGAATGGAACACTATACAAAAAGGCCTTCTCACGGCCACTTCTCCGCTGTgtaacccccgagaaggggcaagag GCGGTCTTGCTGAGAAATCCTTCTGAAAAGAATGTCATCAAAACTCTCGGAGAAATGCAAACTAATGCTCTCCCaaaaagactagtcgtttaa